In Kwoniella shivajii chromosome 9, complete sequence, one genomic interval encodes:
- a CDS encoding orotidine 5'-phosphate decarboxylase translates to MSPHPTTLLPYSERIQLHTNPTAKRILEIMDRKKTNLAVSVDVTTAEEALEVVRRVGESVCMVKTHCDIIEDFTLAFSEELVKLSKELDFVIFEDRKFADIGNTVSLQYSSGVHKISSWADLTNAHSVPGPGIIKGLSTVGQPLGRALILLAEMSSSGSLAVDGYTKQTFQMAKDAGREFVVGFIAQSRIDTDISDGEDWLILSPGVGLAAKGDSLGQQYRTPKEVVGDAGADVIIVGRGIYGIKGGEQAVKDEAERYRKEGWKAYEERLQRQ, encoded by the exons ATGTCACCTCATCCCACTACGCTCCTCCCCTATTCCGAGCGAATCCAACTCCACACTAATCCTACCGCCAAGAGAATCCTCGAAATCATGGataggaagaagacgaatcTCGCTGTTTCGGTTGATGTGACTACTGCCGAAGAAGCTTTGGAGGTCGTGAGGAGAGTCGGAGAGAGCGTTTGCATGGTCAAG ACCCACTGCGACATAATCGAAGATTTCACACTTGCATTCTCTGAAGAATTAGTCAAACTCTCAAAGGAATTGGATTTCGTCATTTTCGAAGATAGGAAATTCGCTGATATTG GAAACACTGTCTCCCTCCAATACTCTTCAGGCGTACACAAGATCTCATCCTGGGCAGATCTCACCAATGCCCATTCAGTCCCTGGACCTGGTATCATCAAAGGTCTTTCTACCGTCGGTCAACCATTAGGAAGAGCTTTAATCCTTTTAGCAGAAATGTCTTCATCCGGTTCTCTAGCAGTTGACGGATACACCAAGCAAACTTTCCAAATGGCCAAAGACGCAGGCAGGGAATTCGTAGTTGGTTTCATCGCTCAAAGTAGAATCGATACTGACATTTcagatggtgaagattggTTAATCCTCAGTCCAGGTGTAGGTTTAGCTGCAAAAGGTGATAGTCTAGGTCAACAATATAGAACTCCAAAAGAAGTTGTTGGTGATGCAGGTGCAGATGTTATTATCGTTGGACGAGGTATTTACGGTATAAAAGGTGGTGAACAAGCTGTTAAAGATGAGGCTGAAAGATataggaaagaaggttggaaagcTTATGAAGAGAGATTGCAGAGGCAATAA